Proteins from one Limanda limanda chromosome 9, fLimLim1.1, whole genome shotgun sequence genomic window:
- the fryl gene encoding protein furry homolog-like isoform X1 — translation MLSLQDSVFFEISIKSLLKSWSSSSSAPVSSSVSRRRAPSSVTPLSWERHNIAAMSSITIDPELKPGEFVIKSLFAEFAVLAEKKIEMVMAEPLEKPLSRSLQRGEDAQFDQLISSMSSIAEHCLPSLLRTLFDWYRRQSGTEDESYEYRPRSSTKSKGDEQHRDKDYLLERRDLSIDFIFCLVSVEVLKQIPLHPVPDVLVHEVLNLAFKHFKHKEGYCGPNTGNVHIIADLYAEVIGILTQSKFQAVRKKFITELKELRQKEQSPYVVQSIITLIMGMKFFRVKMYPVEDFEASFQFMQECAQYFLEVKDKDIKHALAGLFVEILIPVAAAVKNEVNVPCLKNFVEILYQTTFELSSRKKHSLALYPLVTCLLCVSQKQFFLNNWHIFLQNCLSHLKMPSNNSIRKQIETLQNKDPKMSRVALESLYRLLWVYIIRIKCESNTVTQSRLLSIVSALFPKGSRSVVPRDTPLNIFVKIIQFIAQERLDFAMKEIIYDLLCVGKSHKTFTINPERMNIGLRAFLVIADSLQQKDAEPPMPTTGIIMPSGNTLRVKKIFLNTTLTDEEAKGIGMSVYYPQVRKALDNILRHLDKEVGRSMSMTNVQMSNKEPEDMITGERKPKIDLFRTCVAAIPRLIPDGMSRQDLIELLAKLTIHMDEELRGLAFTTLQALMVDFPEWREDVLSGFVYFIVREVTDVHPTLLDNAVKMLLQLISQWRQAVQSSNKSHDAQGSSSGHSLPLERVPPLGVLHVVEGLALVVLCSCRPATRRLAVNVLKEVRALHTALGIGKGDEDLAIDVMDRLSASVLESFIHLTGADQTNLLYCPSGIDLQTLAEWSSSPISHQFDVVSPSHIWVFAHVTQGQDPWVISFSSYLRQEHLPKHCPTALNYAWMFAYTRLQLLSPQVDINSPINAKKVNSLNSSDSYIGLWRNYLILCCSSASSSSSMCSSSSTSGSVRCSPPETLASTPDSGYSYDSKIVGTPSPSSLFKHIVPMMRSESMDITESLVLGLGRTNPVAFRELLEELNPIIKEALERRPENMKRRRRRDILRVQLVRIFELLADAGVISQITSGGLDGESHSLNSSLLEYVDLTRQLLEAENDKDSDTLKDIRCHFSALVANIIQNVPVHQRRTIFPQQSLRHSLFMLFSHWAGPFSIMFTPLDRYSDRNMQINRHQYCALKAMSAVLCCGPVADNVGLSSDGYLYKWLDNILDSQDKKVHQLGCEAVMLLLELNPDQSNLMFWAVDRCYTGSRRVAAGCFRAIANVFHNRDYQFDTVVLLNLILFKAADSSRDIYEAAMQLLQILEPKLFRYAHKLEIQRTDGILTPPSPLPHLYSVSYYQLSEELARTYPELTLPIFSEVSQRIQTAHPGGRQVMLHYLLPWMNNVELVDFKPTVRRPEDCGSVEEDEDVHEREVMMVNSRRWLHGEGWGSPRATTMVLNNLMFMTAKYGDEFAWSEIENVWTTLADSWPKNLKIILHFLISMSGVNSDPSLLPYVKRVVVYLGRDKTMQLLEELMCELELTDPVSSAVTHMDNPPYYRISSSYKIPSVTSGTTSSSNTMVPGNEVHHEGKIKDSNMEDSYTHLDIYSGLNSNLNRQHHRLESRYSSSSGGSYEEEKSDSMPLYANWRLKVMDHNRPEPLPFPPTGGCWSPLVDYLPETNAPGVPLHRCNIAVILLTDLIVDHGVKVEWSAYLPLLLHAIFIGFDHQHPEVYEHCKRLLLHLLVVQGANSNVQSVAMVLLRNRDYNDPRVLTVKPVAPEFNLTGVQDLLPDGQPSPMTDSGLSSSSTSSSISVGAGGTALSHLSPSLLSEVDATAEQDEKAKALIEFITSRKKGPLWNHEDVSPKNPNIKSADQLSVFVRHVVTVFKHSPLGFQLDSLLSEVALQTALSCPSRHYAGRSFQIFRALKQPLTPATLSDILSRLVETVGDPGEEAQGFVIELLLTLESGIDTLADTVKNYDLLTALAQTSPRDLLLGAKLASNRKSTGQLNLNSGGLFHYVHNRSNSLRANQVGERKGDRRRSNTLDIADRLGGSHGNLARTRSLSSLGGGGGPGGEAIPPVDPSSLMATVFWIAASLLESDYEFEYLLALRLLNKLLGQLPLDRADSRERLEKVQAKLKWYSFPGLLQLFLKGFTSASTQELTIHLLSKLISVSRHTLIDPTQVAGFPLNILCLLPHLIQHFDSPTPFCKETADKIAKVCAEEKSATLSNLAHMMSLYSAHTYSRDCTNWINVVCRYLHDAFADITLNLVTYLAELLEKGLPSMQQSLLQIIYSLLSHIDLSAAPVKQFNLEIMKIIGKYVQSPHWKEAQNILKLVVSRSASLVVPDDVQRSYSTESCGSPEIAFTRIFNNSSKELPGKTLDFHFDISETPIIGHKYGDQRTAAGRNGKPQVIAVTRSTSSTSSGSNSNGLVPVSWKRPQLSQRRTRERLMNVLSLCGPESGIPKNPSVRLLSYSKASDKVVFSSNEDLDSADQQTSLIPTVEEVVREEDLGEDTGSEQQFGVFKDFDFLDVELEDAEGESMDNFNWGVRRRSLESMDKGDTPTLQECQFAGSTPSLNLTNHEDTDESSEEEVLSASQILTRSGLLNSDSATDDTASNHVDSLLQSQESSSSAQEATVLPSLPSLPRLDSTLLEMANSDSTSSQLPEDAVSMTAADELSSSVSEDTGFCSAPPLPSDPQELCDLRDTHYPQDSQYAQDPQETQDPHEDLDPAPPPLLVIDTPPGSLCDEDSQTVLSLPLPMPPETKPDLDPDPDSTCGSMWEEDVTQALKELDERCEEEEADYSDMSSQDEGDADGFPEIQASPPPSPFLSAILAAFQPVAYDNEEDAWRCHVNQMLSDTDGSSAVYTFHVFSRLFESIQRKFGSITHSSVRFLGERLQRMGNQFLSSLEVMTSRSQCPTVLLDAETLVSCGLLETLKFSVLELQEHLDTYNSKREAAELWLDNCRKTFGDKDDQRPNTHAQQMENLAELELCRRLYKLHFQLLLLFQAYCKLISRVDTIKREAEVTNMSDELTILESCLKEAETRHDTEDDVCMSDTAQTNTETAIQSLIETLRARDFTSALTQVKTFRSMWPNDIFGNESDNAIQTLLHIYFRHQTLGQTGCLAVVGPSRDQSQASTRLMELNLQIREALSQAQACQPHTTMVSTGL, via the exons ATGCTGAGCCTGCAGGATTCAGTCTTCTTTGAGATCAGCATCAAATCTCTGCTCAAGTCTTGGAGTAGCAGCT cttctgcaccagtcagcagcagtgtgagtAGACGACGTGCCCCCTCCTCTGTGACTCCTCTCTCGTGGGAGAGACACAACATCGCTGCCATGTCGAGCATCACCATCGACCCCGAGCTCAAGCCCGGGGAGTTTGTCATCAAGAGTCTATTTGCAGAGTTTGCTGTGCTGGCTGAGAAGAAGATCGAGATGGTGATGGCTGAACCGCTG GAGAAGCCCTTATCCCGATCCCTGCAGAGAGGGGAAGATGCACAATTTGACCAG TTAATAAGCTCTATGAGCTCAATAGCAGAACACTGTTTGCCCTCCCTACTGCGCACACTGTTTGACTGGTACCGGCGGCAGAGCGGCACCGAAGACGAGTCTTATGAGTACAGGCCTCGCTCTAGTACAAAGTCCAAAGG AGATGAACAGCACCGGGACAAAGATTACCTACTGGAACGGAGGGACTTATCCATagatttcattttttgtttagtttcagTGGAAGTTCTCAAACAG ATTCCTCTTCACCCAGTGCCAGATGTTTTAGTACATGAAGTTCTGAACCTGGCATTCAAGCACTTTAAACACAAAGAGGG GTACTGTGGCCCCAACACTGGCAACGTGCACATCATCGCGGACCTGTATGCTGAGGTCATCGGCATCCTCACACAGTCAAA gttTCAGGCCGTTAGGAAAAAGTTCATCACCGAACTAAAGGAGCTCCGGCAAAAAGAGCAGAGTCCTTACGTGGTCCAGAGCATCATCACTCTCATCATGGGCATGAAGTTCTTCCGGGTTAAAATGTATCCTGTGGAGGATTTTGAGGCGTCGTTTCAGTTCATGCAG GAGTGTGCTCAGTATTTCCTGGAAGTCAAGGATAAGGACATAAAACATGCTCTAGCAGGGCTTTTTGTTGAGATCCTCATCCCTGTTGCAGCT GCGGTGAAAAATGAAGTCAACGTGCCGTGCCTGAAGAACTTTGTGGAGATACTGTACCAGACAACGTTCGAGCTTAGTTCCAGGAAGAAGCACTCTTTG GCTCTGTATCCTCTGGTGACGTGCTTGCTGTGTGTTAGTCAGAAGCAGTTCTTCCTCAACAACTGGCACATCTTCCTCCAGAACTGCCTCTCTCACCTGAAG ATGCCATCTAACAACAGCATCCGAAAGCAGATTGAGACGCTGCAG AACAAAGATCCCAAAATGTCCCGTGTTGCGCTGGAGTCGCTCTACAGACTGCTCTGGGTCTACATTATCCGGATCAAGTGCGAGAGTAACactgtcacacagag TCGGCTACTGAGCATCGTTTCAGCACTTTTCCCCAAAGGTTCCCGCAGTGTAGTGCCAAGGGACACACCTCTCAACATCTTCGTCAAGATCATCCAGTTCATAGCTCAG GAAAGACTGGACTTTGCTATGAAGGAAATAATCTATGACCTCCTGTGTGTGGGCAAGTCTCACAAGACCTTCACCATCAATCCAGAG AGGATGAATATTGGTTTGCGAGCCTTCTTGGTGATCGCTGACAGCCTACAGCAGAAAGATGCAGAGCCTCCCATGCCTACGACTGGAATCATCATGCCCTCTGGCAACACCTTACGTGTCAAGAAGATCTTCCTCAACACCACACTCACTGATGAAGAAGCCAAGGGCATAG GCATGTCTGTGTACTACCCCCAAGTAAGAAAGGCCTTAGATAACATCCTACGACACCTGGACAAGGAGGTGGGACGCTCCATGAGCATGACCAACGTGCAGATGTCCAACAAGGAGCCTGAGGACATGATCAC GGGAGAGAGGAAGCCAAAGATTGATCTGTTCCGCACGTGTGTGGCCGCCATCCCAAGACTGATACCTGATGGCATGAGCAGACAAGACCTAATAGAGCTTCTAGCCAA GCTGACCATCCACATGGACGAGGAGCTGCGGGGCCTTGCCTTTACCACTCTTCAGGCCCTGATGGTTGATTTCCCAGAGTGGCGTGAGGACGTGCTCTCCGGCTTTGTCTACTTCATTGTCAGAGAGGTGACCGATGTCCACCCCACGCTGTTGGACAACGCAGTCAAGATGCTACTACAGCTCATCAGCCAGTGGAGGCAGGCAGTGCAGAGCAGCAATAAGAGCCATGATGCACAG GGCTCAAGCAGCGGCCATTCTCtccccctggaacgtgttcctCCTCTCGGTGTGCTGCATGTAGTGGAGGGCTTAGCTTTGGTGGTGCTTTGCAGCTGCCGCCCAGCCACACGTAGGCTGGCTGTTAATGTCCTCAAGGAGGTCCGTGCTCTGCACACTGCACTGGGCATCGGAAAG GGCGATGAAGACTTGGCCATTGACGTAATGGACCGATTAAGTGCATCAGTGTTGGAAAGTTTCATTCATCTCACAGGAGCTGACCAG ACCAACCTGCTGTACTGTCCCAGTGGGATTGATCTTCAGACACTAGCAGAATGGAGCTCATCCCCCATCAGCCACCAGTTTGATGTGGTGAGCCCCTCGCACATCTGGGTGTTTGCTCACGTTACTCAGGGCCAGGACCCCTGGGTCATCAGTTTCTCAAGCTACCTGCGGCAGGAGCACTTGCCCAAACATTGTCCAACTGCTCTCAACTACGCCTGGATGTTCGCCTACACCCGCCTGCAGTTATTGTCTCCCCAAGTGGACATCAA CAGCCCCATCAATGCCAAGAAAGTGAACAGTCTGAACAGCAGTGACTCGTACATCGGTCTTTGGAGGAACTACCTGATCCTCTGTTGTagctcagcttcctcctcttcctctatgtgctcctcatcctccacctctGGCTCCGTCCGCTGCTCCCCGCCTGAGACGCTGGCGTCCACGCCGGACAGCGGCTACAGTTATGATTCAAAG ATTGTTGGCACTccgtccccctcctccctcttcaaaCACATTGTTCCAATGATGCGCTCTGAGAGCATGGACATCACAGAGTCTCTTGTGTTGGGGCTTGGCCGGACCAACCCCGTGGCCTTCAG AGAGTTGTTAGAGGAGCTGAATCCCATCATAAAAGAAGCTCTGGAAAGAAGACCTGAA AACATGAAGCGGCGCAGGCGTCGTGACATCCTCAGGGTTCAGCTGGTCCGGATATTTGAGTTACTGGCAGATGCTGGTGTCATCAGTCAGAT aaccAGTGGAGGGTTAGATGGTGAGAGCCACTCTCTGAACAGTTCGCTGCTGGAGTATGTTGATCTGACCAGGCAGCTGCTTGAGGCTGAAAATGACAAGGACTCGGATACACTGAAGGACATTCGCTGTCACTTCAGTGCACTCGTGGCGAATATAATACAGAATGTCCCag TGCACCAGCGGAGAACCATCTTTCCACAGCAGTCACTCAGACACAGTTTGTTCATGCTGTTCAGTCACTGGGCCGGGCCCTTCAGCATCATGTTCACTCCCCTGGACCGCTACAGTGACAGAAATATGCAGATCAACCGCCATCAGTACTGTGCACTAAag GCCATGtctgcagtgttgtgttgtggacCTGTAGCCGACAATGTTGGCCTCTCCTCCGATGGCTACCTCTACAAGTGGCTGGACAACATCCTGGATTCTCAGGATAAGAAA gtTCACCAGCTTGGTTGCGAGgctgtgatgctgctgttgGAGCTGAATCCTGACCAGAGCAACCTCATGTTTTGGGCTGTCGACCGCTGCTACACTGGCTCCCGTCGTGTGGCAGCCGGCTGCTTCAGGGCCATCGCTAATGTCTTTCACAACAG gGATTACCAATTTGACACTGTGGTGCTGCTGAACCTGATTCTGTTCAAGGCGGCTGATTCTTCCAGGGACATCTATGAAGCAGCCATGCAGCTGTTACAG ATACTGGAACCCAAGCTCTTCCGCTACGCCCACAAATTGGAGATCCAGCGAACAGATGGCATCTTGACCCCTCCCTCACCGCTGCCACACCTCTACTCTGTGTCTTACTACCAGCTGTCTGAGGAGCTTGCACGAACTTACCCAGAACTAACCCTGCCCATCTTCTCAG AGGTGAGCCAGCGCATCCAGACAGCGCATCCTGGTGGTCGTCAAGTAATGCTGCATTACCTCCTGCCTTGGATGAACAATGTGGAGCTGGTCGACTTTAAACCAACTGTACGGCGACCGGAGGACTGTGGCAGTGTTGAGGAAGACGAGGACGTACACGAGCGGGAGGTCATGATGGTGAACAGCAGGCGCTGGCTCCATGGAGAGGGCTGGGGCTCGCCTCGTGCTACAACCATGGTGTTAAACAACCTCATGTTCATGACCGCTAAG tacGGGGATGAGTTTGCTTGGTCGGAGATCGAGAACGTGTGGACCACATTAGCAGACAGTTGGCCAAAGAACCTCAAAATCATTCTGCACTTCCTCATCAGTATGTCAGGAGTCAACAGTGACCCAAGCCTTTTGCCCTAT GTGAAACGAGTGGTTGTTTACTTAGGCAGAGATAAGACtatgcagctgctggaggagttGATGTGCGAGCTTGAGCTGACTGATCCTGTAAGCTCAGCTGTTACTCACATGGACAACCCACCTTACTACCGCATCAGCTCCAGTTACAAGATCCCCTCAGTCACCTCAG GAACAACTTCCAGCAGCAATACCATGGTGCCAGGAAATGAAGTTCATCATGAAGGCAAGATTAAAGACTCGAACATGGAGGACAG TTACACCCACCTGGACATCTACAGTGGTCTGAACAGCAACCTGAACCGTCAGCACCACCGTCTGGAGTCTCGTTACAGCAGCAGTTCTGGAGGTtcctatgaagaggagaaga GTGACTCCATGCCACTTTACGCTAACTGGCGTTTGAAAGTGATGGATCACAACCGGCCAGagcccctccccttccctccaACAGGAGGCTGCTGGTCTCCGCTGGTGGACTATTTGCCAGAGACCAATGCCCCTGGTGTACCACTCCACAG atGTAACATTGCTGTCATCCTACTGACAGACCTCATTGTGGACCATGGGGTCAAAGTGGAGTGGAGTGCCTACCTGCCCCTGTTGTTACATGCAATTTTTATAG GGTTTGATCACCAGCACCCAGAGGTTTACGAGCACTGTAAACGTCTACTACTTCACCTGCTCGTGGTCCAGGGAGCAAATAGCAACGTTCAGTCTGTGGCTATGGTGCTCCTACGCAACAGAGACTACAACGATCCTAGGGTCCTGACTGTGAAGCCAGTAGCTCCAGAGTTCAACCTAACCG GAGTGCAAGATTTATTGCCAGATGGTCAGCCATCACCAATGACAGACTCTGgcctcagctccagctccacatcctccagCATCAGTGTCGGGGCGGGGGGCACTGCTCTGTCCCACCTCTCCCCTTCACTTCTCAGCGAGGTGGATGCCACTGCTGAACAGGACGAGAAGGCCAAAGCTCTCATTGAGTTCATTACATCAAG GAAGAAGGGTCCACTCTGGAACCATGAGGATGTATCGCCCAAAAACCCCAACATAAAGAGCGCTGACCAGCTGAGTGTTTTTGTGCGACACGTCGTGACCGTCTTCAAACATTCCCCATTAG GTTTCCAGCTGGATTCATTGCTGAGTGAAGTGGCTCTACAAACCGCTCTGTCTTGTCCTTCTCGCCACTACGCTGGACGCTCATTCCAGATTTTCAGGGCACTCAAACAACCTCTGACTCCTGCAACGCTGTCTGACATCCTGTCTCGACTGGTAGAGACTGTGGGGGACCCAGGAGAGGAGGCTCAG GGCTTTGTCATTGAACTTCTCCTGACACTGGAGTCAGGCATCGACACATTAGCAGACACAGTCAAAAACTATGACCTCCTCACTGCCTTAGCTCA AACTTCTCCGCGTGATCTGTTGTTGGGGGCTAAGCTTGCTTCCAACAGGAAAAGCACAGGCCAACTGAACTTGAACAGCGGCGGCCTGTTCCATTATGTCCACAACCGTAGCAACTCTCTGCGAGCGAACCAGGTGGGTGAACGAAAAGGAGACCGACGCAGGAGTAACACTCTAGACATAGCTGACCGACTTGGTGGCAGCCATGGAAACCTGGCCCGAACGCGGAGCTTATCATCACTGGGCGGAGGAGGGGGTCCAGGCGGGGAAGCCATCCCCCCCGTGGACCCTTCTAGCTTGATGGCCACTGTGTTCTGGATCGCCGCCTCGCTGCTGGAGTCGGACTACGAGTTTGAGTACCTGCTGGCCCTGCGGCTGCTGAACAAGCTCCTGGGCCAGCTGCCTCTCGATCGTGCAGACAGCCGGGAACGTCTGGAGAAGGTCCAGGCTAAGTTGAAGTGGTACAGCTTTcctggcctgctgcagctcttcctGAAGGGCTTCACCTCTGCTTCTACTCAGGAGCTCACCATCCACCTGCTCAGCAAACTCATCAGTGTCTCCAGACACACGCTGATAGACCCTACACAAGTGGCAG GTTTTCCTCTGAACATCCTGTGCCTCCTCCCACACCTCATCCAGCACTTTGACAGTCCGACTCCTTTCTGTAAGGAGACGGCTGATAAAATAGCCAAGGTTTGCGCCGAAGAGAAGTCGGCCACCCTCTCCAATCTGGCCCACATGATGAGCCTGTACAGCGCACACACCTACTCCCGCGACTGCACCAACTGGATCAATGTGGTGTGTCGCTACCTCCACGATGCCTTTGCTGATATAACATTGAACCTGGTCACTTACTTGGCTGAG CTGCTGGAAAAGGgacttcccagcatgcagcagTCCTTGTTGCAGATCATCTACAGCCTGCTGAGTCATATTGATCTATCAGCCGCTCCTGTCAAGCAGTTCAACCTGGAGATCATGAAGATCATTGGCAAATATGTTCAG agcCCACATTGGAAGGAGGCCCAAAACATTTTGAAGTTGGTGGTGTCTCGCTCAGCCAGCCTTGTCGTCCCAGATGATGTGCAGCGCTCTTACAGCACAGAATCCTGTGGCTCTCCAGAGATTGCCTTCACGCGCATATTCAACAACTCCTCCAAGGAGCTGCCTGGCAAGACTCTCGACTTCCACTTCGACATCTCAGAG ACCCCAATCATAGGGCATAAATATGGTGATCAGCGTACCGCAGCAGGCCGAAATGGAAAGCCACAGGTGATTGCTGTGACTAGGAGCACTTCCTCCACGTCCTCCGGCTCCAACTCCAACGGTCTGGTGCCGGTCAGCTGGAAAAGGCCTCAGCTCTCCCAG agacgaaccagagagaGGCTGATGAATGTCCTGTCTTTATGTGGCCCCGAGTCTGGCATTCCCAAAAATCCATCTGTAAGACTCCTCTCCTACTCTAAAGCTTCAGACAAG GTGGTGTTCTCTTCAAATGAGGATCTGGACTCCGCTGACCAGCAGACCAGTCTCATACCcacagtggaggaggtggtCCGAGAGGAGGATTTGGGAGAGGATACCGgcagtgagcagcagtttgGTGTCTTCAAGGACTTTGACTTCTTAGATGTGGAGCTGGAGGATGCCGAG GGGGAGAGCATGGACAACTTTAACTGGGGGGTGCGTCGTCGCTCCCTGGAGAGCATGGACAAAGGGGACACGCCGACTTTGCAGGAGTGCCAGTTCGCGGGCAGCACACCGAGCCTCAACCTAACCAACCACGAGGACACAGATGAATCGTCTGAGGAGGAGGTACTGAGTGCTAGCCAGATTCTCACCCGCTCTGGCCTT CTCAACAGTGATTCTGCCACAGACGACACCGCGTCCAACCACGTGGACTCTCTACTACAGTCTCAAGAATCGTCCAGCAGTGCCCAGGAGGCCACTGTCCTTCCCTCTCTACCCTCCCTCCCCCGACTGGATAGCACCCTTTTGGAGATGGCCAACTCAGACAGCACCAGCAGCCAGTTGCCTGAG GACGCAGTCAGCATGACGGCAGCCGATGAGCTGAGCAGCAGTGTGAGCGAGGACACGGGGTTTTGCAGCGCACCACCTCTGCCCTCTGACCCACAAGAGCTTTGTGACCTCCGAGACACGCACTATCCTCAGGACTCCCAGTATGCTCAGGACCCCCAAGAGACCCAGGACCCTCACGAGGACCTGGAcccggccccccctcccctgctggTCATAGACACTCCACCGGGGTCCCTCTGTGACGAGGACTCCCAGACAgtcctgtctctgcctctgcccaTGCCACCAGAGACAAAGCCAGATCTAGATCCGGACCCGGACAGCACCTGTGGCTCTATGTGGGAAGAAGATGTGACACAAGCCCTGAAGGAGCTGGACGAgcgctgtgaggaggaggaggccgactACTCTGACATGTCCAG TCAAGATGAAGGTGACGCAGACGGCTTCCCAGAGATCCAGGCCTCTCCGCCCCCTTCGCCCTTCCTCTCTGCCATCCTGGCAGCGTTCCAGCCTGTTGCCTACGACAATGAAGAGGATGCCTGGCGTTGCCATGTCAACCAAATGTTGTCAGACACAGATGGCTCCTCTGCTGTTTACACATTCCACGTGTTCTCCAGACTTTTTGAG AGTATTCAGAGGAAATTTGGCTCCATCACACATTCATCTGTTCGCTTTCTTGGGGAGAGGCTCCAGCGAATGGGAAATCAGTTCCTCAGCTCCCTGGAAGTCATGACGTCTCGCTCCCAGTGTCCCACTGTGCTGCTGGATGCTGAGACG CTCGTCTCTTGTGGACTGTTGGAGACTCTGAAGTTTAGTGTGCTGGAGTTGCAGGAACACCTGGACACCTACAACTCcaagagagaagcagcagagctc